The proteins below are encoded in one region of Sebastes fasciatus isolate fSebFas1 chromosome 16, fSebFas1.pri, whole genome shotgun sequence:
- the gltpd2b gene encoding glycolipid transfer protein domain-containing protein 2 — translation MGVKSKAAAAILVLLLFLGSLWLQGGLDYHWDSCLKGYNQVNTLHQLYNSSGADGAEGPQVIEGCPGQTFQVSLLLSHLLAAPAYTSDVLLQPYLSSWDELVRFMEALGPMVGLISKEIESKTSIIRQLALLSEGDPEAELGPDIHSINSVGTEAGTKNNQEASQHTGAYHSVSSMIWVELNRGVVDFHHQTESGCRTLLRLHRALLWLKLFLEKLAETPVAGRLRSPSELCREAYQSTLANHHTWFVRKAAELGFIAMPERGFFFRLVCVQSQEELRIALNRVVQAIGEVYDRTQKALEENNMLDLP, via the exons ATGGGTGTGAAGAGcaaggctgctgctgctatcttagtcctgctgctgttcctcGGCTCCCTGTGGCTCC AGGGAGGTTTGGATTACCACTGGGACTCTTGTTTAAAGGGTTATAATCAGGTGAATACG CTTCACCAGCTGTACAACAGCAGCGGGGCCGATGGGGCCGAGGGCCCACAGGTCATAGAGGGGTGCCCTGGTCAGACCTTCCAGGTGTCACTGCTGCTCTCCCACCTGCTGGCTGCGCCGGCCTACACCTCCGACGTGCTGCTGCAGCCGTATCTGTCCAGCTGGGACGAGCTTGTGAG GTTTATGGAAGCTCTGGGTCCGATGGTGGGACTGATATCTAAAGAGATAGAAAGCAAGACCTCTATAATCCGCCAGTTGGCCCTGTTGTCAGAAGGGGACCCTGAAGCAGAGCTGGGCCCAGATATACACTCAATAAACAGTGTGGGCACAGAGGCTGGGACAAAAAATAACCAGGAGGCCTCACAGCACACTGGTGCTTACCACTCTGTGAGCTCCATGATCTGGGTTGAGCTGAACCGAGGAGTGGTGGACTTCCACCACCAGACGGAATCTGGATGCCGGACTCTGCTGCGTCTGCATCGCGCTCTGCTTTGGCTGAAGCTCTTCCTGGAGAAGCTGGCCGAGACGCCGGTGGCCGGCCGGCTGAGGAGCCCCTCGGAGCTGTGCCGCGAGGCCTACCAGAGCACCCTGGCAAACCACCACACCTGGTTCGTCCGCAAGGCCGCCGAGCTGGGCTTCATTGCCATGCCGGAGCGGGGTTTCTTCTTCAGGTTGGTGTGCGTGCAGAGCCAGGAGGAGCTGAGGATAGCGCTGAACAGAGTGGTTCAGGCCATTGGGGAGGTTTATGACAGGACGCAGAAAGCCCTGGAGGAAAATAACATGCTGGACTTGCCATAG
- the chrne gene encoding acetylcholine receptor subunit epsilon isoform X1, which translates to MMAECRFWIFLGIVTILGTLMVQVQCNEETKLIGDLFSNYSKNIRPVVHPEDKLEIQIKLTLTNLISLNEKEETLTTNVWIEIQWTDYRLSWEPSDYYGIDVIRVPCLTVWLPDIVLENNIDGKFDVAYYANVLISSSGWMYWLPPAIYRSTCAIEITYFPFDYQNCTLAFRSQTYSANEVDLILAVGDTGDTIEWVDIDPEAFTENGEWAIVHRPGRKMINKRYSPDDLEYQEILFNLVIQRKPLFYVINIILPCSLISSLVVLAYFLPAQAGGQKLTVSISVLLAQTVFLFLIAQKIPETSLSVPLIGKYLIFVMSVTTLIATNQIVVLNFSLRSPSTHTMSHTIKHIFLEMVPRFLGMAPLVDDSEVTTEVNGVRERRRSSFGLMQRAEEYVLKQPRSEMMFDKQRERHGLTRSIVDNMDISSTANLYKSLAQAAPEIKQCVDACNFIAESTRQQNNIGSEIESWVLIGKMIDKVCFWAAILLFIIGTVWIFLTGHFNRAPEFPFPGQTKKYVPS; encoded by the exons ATGATGGCAGAATGCAGGTTTTGGATATTTTTGGGAATTGTAACTATTCTCGGGACTTTAATGGTTCAGG TGCAGTGCAATGAGGAGACCAAGCTGATAGGCGACTTGTTCAGTAACTACAGCAAGAATATTCGCCCGGTGGTTCATCCTGAAGACAAGCTGGAAATTCAGATCAAGCTGACCCTCACTAACCTCATCTCCCTG AATGAAAAGGAGGAGACTCTTACGACCAATGTGTGGATTGAGATT CAATGGACTGATTATCGCCTTTCCTGGGAGCCATCTGACTATTATGGCATTGATGTTATCCGTGTCCCATGCCTCACTGTTTGGCTTCCTGACATTGTCCTTGAGAACAA CATTGATGGCAAGTTTGATGTCGCTTACTACGCCAATGTGCTGATCAGCAGCAGTGGTTGGATGTACTGGCTGCCTCCTGCTATCTATCGCAGCACTTGTGCCATTGAGATCACCTACTTCCCATTTGATTATCAAAACTGCACGCTAGCATTCAG ATCGCAGACGTACAGCGCCAATGAAGTGGACCTAATCTTGGCTGTTGGAGACACAGGGGACACTATTGAGTGGGTGGACATTGATCCCGAGGCTTTCACAG AGAATGGCGAGTGGGCAATCGTCCATCGTCCCGGCAGGAAGATGATCAACAAGCGGTATTCCCCAGACGACCTGGAGTATCAGGAGATCCTGTTCAATCTGGTCATCCAAAGGAAGCCCCTCTTCTACGTCATCAACATCATCCTGCCCTGCTCCCTCATCTCCTCGCTGGTGGTGTTGGCCTACTTCCTACCTGCACAAG CCGGGGGACAAAAGTTGACTGTATCCATCTCTGTCTTGCTGGCTCAGACTGTCTTCCTCTTTCTCATTGCTCAGAAGATCCCTGAgacgtctctctctgtccctctcatCGGCAA GTACCTGATCTTTGTTATGTCTGTCACTACTCTCATTGCCACGAATCAAATCGTGGTGCTGAACTTCTCCCTGCGCAGCCCCAGCACTCACACCATGTCCCATACCATCAAACAT ATATTCCTAGAAATGGTACCTCGCTTCCTGGGGATGGCCCCACTGGTGGATGACAGTGAGGTGACAACGGAGGTGAACGGCGTGAGGGAGCGCCGGCGCAGCTCTTTTGGCCTCATGCAGAGAGCAGAGGAATATGTACTGAAACAACCTCGCAGTGAGATGATGTTTGACAAACAAAGAGAGAGGCATGGTCTCACACGGTCGATTG TGGATAATATGGACATCAGCAGCACAGCCAACCTGTATAAGAGTTTGGCCCAAGCTGCACCCGAGATCAAGCAATGTGTGGACGCCTGCAACTTTATTGCTGAGAGTACAAGACAACAAAATAACATTGGATCT GAAATTGAAAGCTGGGTACTGATTGGGAAGATGATCGACAAGGTGTGTTTCTGGGCCGCcattctcctcttcatcattgGCACAGTGTGGATCTTCTTAACAGGACACTTCAACCGGGCGCCTGAATTTCCATTTCCTGGGCAGACCAAAAAATATGTTCCaagttaa
- the chrne gene encoding acetylcholine receptor subunit epsilon isoform X2: protein MMAECRFWIFLGIVTILGTLMVQVQCNEETKLIGDLFSNYSKNIRPVVHPEDKLEIQIKLTLTNLISLNEKEETLTTNVWIEIQWTDYRLSWEPSDYYGIDVIRVPCLTVWLPDIVLENNIDGKFDVAYYANVLISSSGWMYWLPPAIYRSTCAIEITYFPFDYQNCTLAFRSQTYSANEVDLILAVGDTGDTIEWVDIDPEAFTENGEWAIVHRPGRKMINKRYSPDDLEYQEILFNLVIQRKPLFYVINIILPCSLISSLVVLAYFLPAQAGGQKLTVSISVLLAQTVFLFLIAQKIPETSLSVPLIGKYLIFVMSVTTLIATNQIVVLNFSLRSPSTHTMSHTIKHIFLEMVPRFLGMAPLVDDSEVTTEVNGVRERRRSSFGLMQRAEEYVLKQPRSEMMFDKQRERHGLTRSIDGRPPRAQFCSRFLPAKRGVFPGHSALRCNALGGISCWVSKL from the exons ATGATGGCAGAATGCAGGTTTTGGATATTTTTGGGAATTGTAACTATTCTCGGGACTTTAATGGTTCAGG TGCAGTGCAATGAGGAGACCAAGCTGATAGGCGACTTGTTCAGTAACTACAGCAAGAATATTCGCCCGGTGGTTCATCCTGAAGACAAGCTGGAAATTCAGATCAAGCTGACCCTCACTAACCTCATCTCCCTG AATGAAAAGGAGGAGACTCTTACGACCAATGTGTGGATTGAGATT CAATGGACTGATTATCGCCTTTCCTGGGAGCCATCTGACTATTATGGCATTGATGTTATCCGTGTCCCATGCCTCACTGTTTGGCTTCCTGACATTGTCCTTGAGAACAA CATTGATGGCAAGTTTGATGTCGCTTACTACGCCAATGTGCTGATCAGCAGCAGTGGTTGGATGTACTGGCTGCCTCCTGCTATCTATCGCAGCACTTGTGCCATTGAGATCACCTACTTCCCATTTGATTATCAAAACTGCACGCTAGCATTCAG ATCGCAGACGTACAGCGCCAATGAAGTGGACCTAATCTTGGCTGTTGGAGACACAGGGGACACTATTGAGTGGGTGGACATTGATCCCGAGGCTTTCACAG AGAATGGCGAGTGGGCAATCGTCCATCGTCCCGGCAGGAAGATGATCAACAAGCGGTATTCCCCAGACGACCTGGAGTATCAGGAGATCCTGTTCAATCTGGTCATCCAAAGGAAGCCCCTCTTCTACGTCATCAACATCATCCTGCCCTGCTCCCTCATCTCCTCGCTGGTGGTGTTGGCCTACTTCCTACCTGCACAAG CCGGGGGACAAAAGTTGACTGTATCCATCTCTGTCTTGCTGGCTCAGACTGTCTTCCTCTTTCTCATTGCTCAGAAGATCCCTGAgacgtctctctctgtccctctcatCGGCAA GTACCTGATCTTTGTTATGTCTGTCACTACTCTCATTGCCACGAATCAAATCGTGGTGCTGAACTTCTCCCTGCGCAGCCCCAGCACTCACACCATGTCCCATACCATCAAACAT ATATTCCTAGAAATGGTACCTCGCTTCCTGGGGATGGCCCCACTGGTGGATGACAGTGAGGTGACAACGGAGGTGAACGGCGTGAGGGAGCGCCGGCGCAGCTCTTTTGGCCTCATGCAGAGAGCAGAGGAATATGTACTGAAACAACCTCGCAGTGAGATGATGTTTGACAAACAAAGAGAGAGGCATGGTCTCACACGGTCGATTG atggccgcccacccagagcccagttctgctccaggtttcttcctgctaaacggggagtttttcctggccacagtgcacTCCGTTGCAATGCTCTtggtgggatctcttgttgggtctctaaactatag